One genomic region from Phragmites australis chromosome 1, lpPhrAust1.1, whole genome shotgun sequence encodes:
- the LOC133884692 gene encoding uncharacterized protein LOC133884692: MASILRNKKHQQHTRRTPQSSRKSQPNLGPRFDPITTRPSPTHLFSLGHGRSKGAKPWGQGTRRRCRRWRGRGEEEGGRAGDAADGEDEAKRKEDALASSRLLDPGFKPSKLSQDQLDKFKELHKKRLQIMEKPKNKRKYKGSTGITKVTDDYKFTDKDESAHNTPTNVHHTSTTGFKGESASTLSSRNKRKLHWGLDIKERWERKANM, from the exons ATGGCCAGCATCCTCCGCAACAAGAAGCACCAACAGCACACgcgaagaacaccacaaagctCTCGTAAAAGCCAGCCAAA CCTTGGGCCACGGTTCGACCCAATCACAACCCGACCAAGCCCGACCCACCTGTTCTCTCTCGGCCATGGAAGAAGCAAGGGAGCAAAGCCATGGGGACAGGGGACGCGCAGGAGATGCCGCCGATGGAGAGGACGAggcgaagaggaaggaggacgcgcaggagaTGCCGCCGATGGAGAGGACGAggcgaagaggaaggaggaCGCGCTTGCATCCAGCAGGCTTCTCGACCCTGGGTTCAAGCCCTCCAAGCTGTCCCAGGACCAGCTCGACAAGTTTAAG GAATTACACAAGAAACGGTTACAAATAATGGAAAAGccaaagaataaaagaaaatacaaaG GAAGCACTGGGATTACCAAAGTAACCGATGATTATAAATTCACTGACAAGGATGAATCTGCTCATAATACTCCTACAAATGTACATCATACATCAACTACAGGATTCAAAGGG GAATCTGCATCAACCCTGTCCTCGAGGAACAAAAGGAAGTTACATTGGGG GCTTGATATTAAAGAACGATGGGAAAGGAAAGCAAACATGTGA